A stretch of Carya illinoinensis cultivar Pawnee chromosome 14, C.illinoinensisPawnee_v1, whole genome shotgun sequence DNA encodes these proteins:
- the LOC122293619 gene encoding uncharacterized protein LOC122293619, translated as MEEVKAVDEDMVVEEEKLSKIFLKKEEIKILQEDMEEEDEEKVEEGTKLILHKEDVEEPALFLTLKEEPNGEKSTWYLDNGASNHMTGDRSKFVELDTKVMGHVCFGDESKLEIKGKDTILFEVKNGSHKVLPNVYYIPKMKNNILSIGQLMENGCKINMEDRFLWLRDKEGNLNSKASMTRNHMFLLDMKTIEAMCLKTCVKDPSWIWHMRYGHLNFGGLRDLGAEKMVKGIPTIDHPDNLCEACLLGK; from the exons ATGGAAGAGGTCAAGGCCGTGGATGAGGACATGGTCGTGGAAGAGGAAAAGCTGAgcaaaatttttctcaagaaggaAGAAATCAAAATTCTTCAAGAGGACatggaagaggaagatgaagag AAAGTAGAAGAGGGGACAAAGCTTATTTTGCACAAGGAAGATGTGGAGGAGCCCGCATTATTCCTTACGCTTAAGGAAGAACCCAATGGTGAGAAGAGTACATGGTACCTAGATAATGGAGCTAGCAACCACATGACTGGCGATAGAAGCAAATTCGTGGAACTTGACACCAAAGTGATGGGCCATGTGTGCTTTGGTGATGAATCAAAGTTGGAGATTAAAGGCAAAGACACAATTTTGTTTGAGGTAAAGAATGGGAGCCATAAGGTTCTTCCTAATGTTTACTACATTCctaagatgaaaaataatattttgagtaTTGGGCAACTTATGGAAAATGGTTGCAAAATAAACATGGAAGATCGCTTTCTTTGGCTTAGAGATAAAGAAGGGAATCTTAATTCTAAGGCTTCTATGACAAGAAATCACATGTTCTTGTTGGATATGAAGACCATCGAAGCCATGTGTTTAAAGACTTGTGTTAAAGATCCATCATGGATTTGGCACATGAGATATGGACATCTAAATTTTGGGGGGCTTAGAGATTTGGGAGCAGAGAAGATGGTGAAAGGTATTCCAACAATTGATCACCCTGATAATTTATGTGAAGCTTGCTTATTAGGCAAGtga
- the LOC122294912 gene encoding uncharacterized protein LOC122294912, with product MPNESLALHDTDGYTALSLAAVLGKWRMVECMLQKYFDLISIRHYGGEENLPVVMAIDFEQIEMARNLYYLSLDKDLIPQDDNQEIQDCNGATLFTRAMYTGTLDIALGLIRACPHLALALDKDKESPIFALASMRHSIPSGIQLGFWKQLIYSCMRIPLVPLTSTETRLNVLNEEQCRSNQKNQNIISGMLILP from the exons ATGCCGAATGAGAGCTTGGCCTTGCATGATACTGACGGTTACACAGCTCTAAGCTTGGCAGCCGTGCTTGGAAAATGGCGAATGGTGGAGTGCATGCTTCAAAAATACTTTGACTTGATTAGCATTAGACATTatggaggggaagaaaatctTCCAGTTGTTATGGCTATTGATTTCGAGCAAATAGAAATGGCGCGTAATTTGTATTATCTTAGTCTAGATAAAGATTTAATTCCACAAGATGATAATCAAGAGATTCAAGACTGCAATGGTGCTACGCTTTTTACCCGTGCCATGTATACTGGAACTTTGG ATATTGCTTTGGGATTAATCCGAGCCTGCCCACATTTGGCACTGGCTCTTGACAAGGATAAAGAGTCTCCCATCTTTGCATTGGCCTCTATGCGTCATTCCATCCCAAGTGGAATTCAGCTCGGGTTTTGGAAGCAACTCATCTACTCCT GTATGCGCATTCCATTAGTACCTTTGACCAGTACTGAGACTCGTTTGAACGTTTTAAACGAAGAACAATGCCGAagcaatcaaaaaaatcaaaatatcatatcaGGTATGCTAATTTTGCCTTAG
- the LOC122294968 gene encoding uncharacterized protein LOC122294968 — translation MQLYEMKKIYYQYNELLYHMCKVISESKTQQVIHGLVYSAICQATENGIFEFVSKMLEADLRFILVHDKDYRNIFMLAVLHRHEKIFSILYSRDMMTNYSLACLLDVDDNNILHMAGMMKHSSRVNQIPGAALQMQRELQWFKEVERIVHRKQKESTNKNGFTPRQLFTKNHEKMMKEGEK, via the exons ATGCAGTTGTACGAAATGAAGAAGATTTACTACCAGTACAATGAACTTCTTTATCACATGTGTAAAGTGATATCAGAATCAAAAACTCAGCAAGTTATACATGGTCTGGTTTATTCTGCCATTTGCCAGGCTACCGAGAACGGGATTTTTGAGTTTGTTTCTAAGATGCTTGAAGCAGACCTACGATTTATATTGGTCCATGATAAAGATTATAGAAACATCTTTATGCTTGCTGTCTTACATCGTCACGAAAAAATCTTTAGCATTCTATACTCCCGAGATATGATGACGAACTACTCCTTGGCATGTCTACTAGATGTCGATGataataacatattacatatggCAGGCATGATGAAACATTCCTCTAGGGTTAATCAAATCCCAGGGGCAGCTTTACAAATGCAAAGAGAGTTACAATGGTTCAag GAGGTTGAGAGAATTGTCCATCGCAAGCAGAAGGAAAGTACCAACAAGAATGGTTTCACTCCCCGACAATTGTTTACGAAAAACcatgagaaaatgatgaaagAGGGAGAGAAATAG